One window of Tenacibaculum maritimum NCIMB 2154 genomic DNA carries:
- a CDS encoding acetyl-CoA C-acyltransferase, with product MKTAYIVKGYRTAVGKSKKGAFRFKRADELAAETIEYMMKQLPEFDKKRIDDVIVGNAMPEGSQGLNMARLISLMGLKTEDVPGVTVNRFCSSGLETIGMAVAKIQSGMADCIIAGGAESMSSVPMTGFKPELNYDTVAAGHADYYWGMGNTAEEVAQKFNISRKDQDEFALNSHLKALKAQEENRFQDQIVPIEVEETYIDAKGKRATRKYTVTKDEGPRKGSNIAGLERLRPVFAQGGSVTAGNSSQTSDGAAFVMVMSEEMVKELNLKPIARMVSYAAAGVPPRIMGIGPVAAIPKALKQAGLKQEDISLIELNEAFASQSLAVIRELGLNADIINVNGGAIALGHPLGCTGAKLSVQLFDEMRKRNMQGKYGMVTMCVGTGQGAAGIFEFLN from the coding sequence ATGAAAACAGCATATATAGTAAAAGGATATAGAACCGCCGTAGGTAAGTCTAAAAAAGGTGCGTTCAGATTTAAAAGAGCTGATGAGTTAGCTGCCGAAACCATCGAGTATATGATGAAGCAGTTGCCTGAATTTGATAAAAAACGAATTGATGATGTAATTGTTGGTAATGCGATGCCTGAAGGCTCTCAAGGGTTAAACATGGCGCGTTTAATTTCACTAATGGGACTAAAAACGGAGGATGTTCCTGGAGTTACCGTAAATCGCTTCTGCTCTTCAGGGTTAGAAACTATTGGAATGGCTGTGGCTAAAATACAATCTGGTATGGCTGATTGTATTATTGCTGGTGGTGCTGAAAGTATGAGTTCTGTACCCATGACTGGTTTTAAACCTGAATTAAATTACGATACTGTTGCCGCTGGTCATGCTGATTATTATTGGGGAATGGGAAATACCGCTGAAGAAGTGGCTCAAAAGTTTAATATTTCTCGTAAAGATCAAGATGAATTTGCTTTAAATTCTCATTTAAAAGCTTTAAAAGCGCAAGAAGAAAATCGTTTCCAAGATCAAATTGTTCCGATAGAAGTTGAAGAAACGTATATTGATGCCAAAGGAAAAAGAGCTACAAGAAAATATACTGTAACAAAAGATGAAGGACCTCGTAAAGGGTCTAACATAGCTGGATTAGAGCGTTTGCGACCTGTGTTTGCTCAAGGAGGAAGCGTTACTGCTGGAAATTCATCGCAAACAAGTGATGGAGCTGCTTTTGTTATGGTTATGAGCGAAGAGATGGTGAAGGAATTAAACCTTAAGCCAATTGCTCGTATGGTTAGTTATGCGGCGGCTGGTGTACCTCCAAGAATTATGGGTATCGGACCTGTTGCTGCTATTCCTAAAGCATTAAAGCAAGCGGGATTAAAACAAGAAGATATCAGTTTAATTGAATTAAATGAAGCTTTTGCTTCTCAATCATTAGCTGTAATACGTGAATTAGGATTGAATGCCGACATCATCAACGTAAATGGTGGAGCTATTGCGTTAGGGCACCCATTGGGTTGTACTGGAGCTAAGCTTTCAGTTCAATTATTTGACGAAATGCGTAAGC
- a CDS encoding 3-hydroxyacyl-CoA dehydrogenase/enoyl-CoA hydratase family protein, whose translation MTRRIKKVAVIGSGIMGSGIACHFANIGVEVLLLDIVPRELNDKEKAKGLTLKDKVVRNRLVNDALTASLKSKPSPIYSKKFADRITTGNIEDDLHQIKDVDWVMEVVVERLDIKQKVFEQVEKYRTPGTIISSNTSGIPIQFMNEGRSDDFQKHFAVTHFFNPPRYLKLFEVVPGPNCKQEVTDFLMDYGSKFLGKTSVLAKDTPAFIGNRIGIFGIQSLFHQVKELGLTIEEVDKLTGPVIGRPKSATFRTVDVVGLDTLVHVANGIYDNCPNDEAHDLFKLPDFINTMMENKWLGSKTKQGFYKKSVNAEGKKEILSLDLDTMEYRSKKRAKFATLELTKNIDKPIDRFKVLVGGKDKAGEFYRKNFAAMFAYVQNRIPEISDELYKIDDAMKAGFGWENGPFEIWDAVGVEKGIELMKAEGKEPAAWITEMVTKGETSFYTVKEGATYYYDVTTKGHLKKPGQDSFIILDNIRKTKEVFKNSGVVIEDLGDGILNCEFQSKMNTIGADVLAGLNKAVDLAEKDFQGLVIGNQGANFSVGANIGMIFMMAVEQEYDELNMAIKYFQDTMMRMRYSAIPTVAAPHGMTLGGGCELSLHADKVVAAAETYMGLVEFGVGVIPGGGGSKEMALRASDTFRKGDVQLNVLQEYFLTIGMAKVGTSAYEAYDLGLLQQGKDIVVVNKDRQIAEAKKHALLMAEAGYTQPAARKDVLVLGKQALGAFMVATDSMQASRFISEHDQKIANKLAYVMAGGDLSEPTKVSEQYLLNLEREAFLSLATERKTLERIQHMLKTGKPLRN comes from the coding sequence ATGACAAGAAGAATTAAAAAAGTAGCAGTAATCGGTTCTGGAATTATGGGAAGCGGTATTGCATGTCATTTTGCTAATATCGGTGTTGAAGTTCTTTTATTGGACATCGTTCCAAGAGAACTCAACGATAAAGAAAAGGCAAAAGGATTGACATTAAAAGACAAAGTTGTTCGTAATCGTTTGGTAAACGATGCTTTAACAGCTTCTTTAAAATCGAAACCATCACCTATCTATTCTAAAAAGTTTGCAGATAGAATTACTACAGGTAACATTGAAGATGATTTACATCAGATTAAAGATGTGGATTGGGTTATGGAAGTAGTAGTAGAGCGTTTAGATATCAAACAAAAAGTATTTGAACAAGTAGAAAAATATCGTACTCCTGGTACTATTATTTCTTCCAATACTTCTGGTATCCCTATCCAATTTATGAATGAGGGTAGAAGCGACGATTTTCAGAAACATTTTGCGGTAACTCACTTTTTTAACCCTCCTCGTTATTTAAAATTATTTGAAGTTGTACCTGGCCCTAACTGCAAGCAAGAAGTTACGGACTTTTTAATGGATTATGGATCTAAATTTTTAGGAAAAACTTCTGTATTAGCAAAAGATACTCCTGCATTTATCGGAAATAGAATTGGTATCTTCGGAATTCAATCATTATTCCATCAGGTAAAAGAGCTTGGATTAACAATAGAAGAAGTTGATAAATTAACAGGTCCTGTAATTGGCCGCCCTAAATCAGCTACTTTTAGAACTGTTGATGTTGTTGGATTGGATACTTTGGTACATGTTGCTAATGGTATTTATGACAACTGCCCTAACGATGAAGCTCATGACTTATTTAAGCTCCCTGACTTTATCAACACCATGATGGAAAACAAATGGTTAGGAAGTAAAACCAAACAAGGGTTTTATAAAAAATCTGTAAATGCTGAAGGTAAGAAAGAAATTTTATCTTTAGACTTAGATACGATGGAATATCGTTCTAAAAAGAGGGCTAAGTTTGCTACTTTAGAGTTAACTAAAAATATTGACAAGCCAATTGATAGATTTAAAGTACTAGTTGGCGGAAAAGATAAAGCTGGTGAATTTTACCGCAAAAATTTTGCTGCAATGTTTGCTTATGTTCAAAATAGAATCCCAGAGATTTCTGATGAACTATACAAAATTGACGATGCCATGAAAGCTGGTTTCGGATGGGAAAACGGTCCTTTTGAAATTTGGGATGCTGTTGGTGTAGAGAAAGGAATCGAATTAATGAAAGCTGAAGGAAAAGAGCCTGCTGCTTGGATCACTGAAATGGTAACTAAAGGAGAAACTTCTTTTTACACCGTTAAAGAAGGGGCTACCTACTATTATGACGTTACCACGAAAGGGCACCTAAAAAAACCTGGACAAGATTCATTTATTATTCTAGATAATATTCGTAAAACTAAAGAAGTATTCAAAAACTCTGGTGTGGTTATCGAAGATTTAGGAGACGGTATCTTAAATTGTGAATTCCAATCTAAAATGAACACGATTGGTGCCGATGTTTTAGCTGGACTGAACAAAGCTGTGGATTTAGCTGAAAAGGATTTTCAAGGATTAGTTATTGGAAACCAAGGAGCAAATTTCTCGGTAGGTGCTAACATTGGTATGATATTCATGATGGCTGTTGAGCAAGAATATGATGAATTAAACATGGCCATCAAATATTTCCAAGATACAATGATGCGTATGCGTTACTCGGCTATTCCTACAGTTGCAGCGCCTCATGGAATGACTTTAGGTGGTGGTTGTGAGTTGTCTTTACATGCTGACAAAGTTGTTGCTGCAGCTGAAACCTATATGGGATTAGTAGAGTTTGGAGTTGGAGTTATTCCTGGTGGAGGTGGTTCCAAAGAAATGGCTTTACGTGCTTCTGATACGTTCCGTAAAGGAGATGTTCAATTAAACGTATTGCAAGAATATTTCTTAACTATTGGTATGGCTAAAGTTGGAACTTCTGCTTATGAAGCTTATGATTTAGGCTTATTACAACAAGGAAAAGATATTGTTGTTGTAAATAAAGACCGACAAATAGCTGAAGCTAAGAAACATGCATTATTAATGGCCGAAGCTGGATATACACAACCAGCTGCTCGTAAAGATGTACTCGTTCTTGGTAAACAAGCATTAGGAGCGTTTATGGTTGCTACTGACTCTATGCAAGCAAGTAGATTTATTTCTGAACACGATCAGAAAATTGCTAACAAACTAGCCTATGTAATGGCTGGTGGAGATTTATCAGAACCTACAAAAGTTTCTGAACAGTATTTATTAAATCTTGAACGTGAAGCCTTCTTAAGTTTAGCTACAGAACGCAAAACATTAGAGCGTATTCAACACATGTTAAAAACTGGTAAACCATTAAGAAACTAA